The Lacipirellula parvula genome window below encodes:
- a CDS encoding PEP-CTERM sorting domain-containing protein — MTPEPTSLGLGGVGAMATVLLTRRRR; from the coding sequence ATCACCCCAGAACCGACCAGTCTCGGCCTCGGTGGCGTAGGGGCTATGGCTACAGTCTTACTAACGCGTCGCCGACGGTGA
- a CDS encoding efflux RND transporter periplasmic adaptor subunit yields MGRQALQTAAALVTATLLSIGCSTTAPVIEQPTPQVTVAETATREIIDTDEYTGRTEASEIVEIRSRIFGFLKSIDFKDGNYVKEGQTLFTIEPDEYQAIHEQSLAKIAVNSANLELSRSKLAMKEKLRPNGAISQEEYEEAVAAVHEAEATIAAAKADANRTAVDLKYTEIKAPISGRVDRALVSKGNLLTGGQSSGTLLTTIVNEQPMYVYFDVDERSLLRYMRQRAPEKASTGNLTEQGVACFVQLADEKDFPHRGLIDFASAAVNASTGTARLRAVFENADHALASGLFVRIQIPVSKPYEALLIPERALSTDQNVKFVYVVGDDGVANRRVLELGRREGDLRVITSGLSKSDRVIVKGMQRVKPGQRVEAQVEQ; encoded by the coding sequence ATGGGCCGACAAGCTCTTCAAACGGCCGCTGCTTTAGTTACAGCGACCTTACTGAGCATTGGTTGTAGTACGACTGCGCCTGTCATCGAGCAGCCGACGCCGCAAGTCACGGTCGCCGAGACGGCGACGCGAGAAATCATCGATACCGACGAGTACACTGGCCGCACGGAAGCGTCGGAGATCGTCGAAATTCGCTCACGGATTTTTGGGTTCCTGAAGTCGATCGACTTCAAAGACGGCAACTACGTGAAGGAGGGGCAGACGCTCTTCACGATCGAGCCGGATGAGTATCAAGCGATTCACGAGCAATCGTTAGCCAAGATCGCCGTCAACAGCGCCAATCTCGAGCTCTCTCGCAGCAAGTTGGCGATGAAGGAAAAGCTGCGGCCCAACGGCGCCATTTCGCAAGAAGAGTATGAGGAAGCCGTAGCCGCGGTGCACGAGGCGGAGGCGACCATCGCGGCGGCCAAGGCCGATGCGAATCGGACCGCCGTCGATTTGAAGTACACCGAGATCAAGGCGCCGATCAGCGGTCGCGTCGACCGGGCACTAGTCAGCAAAGGGAATCTCCTCACTGGCGGGCAGAGTTCCGGCACGTTGCTCACAACGATCGTCAACGAACAGCCGATGTACGTCTATTTCGACGTCGACGAACGTTCGCTGCTGCGCTACATGCGGCAACGCGCGCCCGAAAAGGCGTCGACCGGCAATCTCACCGAGCAGGGCGTGGCGTGCTTCGTGCAACTGGCCGACGAGAAGGATTTTCCGCATCGCGGGCTGATCGACTTTGCATCGGCCGCGGTGAACGCGAGCACCGGCACGGCGCGCCTGCGGGCGGTGTTTGAGAACGCCGACCACGCTCTCGCCAGCGGATTGTTCGTACGAATCCAGATTCCGGTAAGCAAGCCGTACGAAGCTCTGCTCATCCCTGAGCGGGCGCTCTCGACCGATCAGAACGTGAAGTTCGTCTACGTCGTCGGCGACGACGGCGTCGCCAATCGTCGGGTTTTGGAGCTTGGGCGGCGCGAGGGCGATCTGCGCGTAATTACTTCTGGGCTTTCGAAGAGCGACCGCGTGATTGTGAAGGGGATGCAGCGCGTGAAGCCTGGGCAGCGAGTCGAAGCCCAAGTGGAGCAATAA
- a CDS encoding recombinase family protein, with protein MANSFGPNVDTGNGLRRNHHLSLNPVVSRRGGQQQGQNRDNFLAHRAMGVLLALVLAAVLGGSSPDREDDILPRPIRKHRKAREEQGLPEDSELESLAREYLRLAAAAWPEHLASGYVPHAGSLVVGSMVAEFKERHMTGKVDVEAMNRLATVGLKIAANYPRYSDHNSQPKSIADQVREAIAFAKSRGLFIPWGLIVADFGRRATQGHRQGFENLLKIVRIKALRLEAIIIDDFDRASRNDLEAWKLAGMCKTMKIGLYGASDGFHIDDPDWDFKVRMPATMPSLIHRPQLQRLRF; from the coding sequence ATGGCGAACAGTTTCGGGCCTAACGTCGATACCGGTAACGGTTTGCGCCGTAACCATCATCTCTCGTTAAATCCGGTTGTATCCCGTCGTGGAGGTCAGCAACAGGGACAAAACCGGGACAACTTTTTGGCGCATCGTGCGATGGGAGTTCTGCTAGCGCTCGTCCTCGCGGCAGTGCTTGGCGGCTCATCGCCAGATCGTGAAGACGACATTCTGCCTCGCCCGATTCGGAAGCACCGCAAAGCCCGCGAAGAGCAAGGGCTACCGGAGGACAGCGAACTTGAATCGCTGGCGCGTGAATATCTCCGGCTAGCTGCTGCCGCGTGGCCAGAGCACTTAGCGAGCGGCTACGTCCCTCATGCTGGCAGTTTGGTTGTCGGATCGATGGTCGCCGAGTTTAAAGAACGGCACATGACCGGCAAAGTTGACGTTGAGGCGATGAATCGGCTAGCAACAGTTGGGCTAAAGATTGCGGCGAACTACCCCCGCTACAGTGACCACAACTCGCAGCCCAAGAGTATCGCAGACCAGGTGCGTGAAGCTATTGCGTTCGCAAAATCGCGAGGGCTATTTATTCCATGGGGGCTGATTGTGGCTGACTTCGGTCGCCGTGCCACTCAAGGCCACCGTCAGGGATTCGAGAATCTGCTGAAGATTGTTCGCATCAAAGCCTTACGGCTCGAAGCAATCATCATCGACGATTTCGACCGCGCGAGCCGCAATGATCTAGAAGCATGGAAGCTCGCCGGAATGTGTAAGACGATGAAGATCGGGCTCTATGGGGCGAGTGACGGATTCCACATCGACGACCCAGACTGGGACTTCAAGGTGCGCATGCCCGCGACAATGCCTTCTCTGATCCATCGGCCCCAGCTGCAGCGGCTGAGATTCTAG